A single window of Colletes latitarsis isolate SP2378_abdomen chromosome 6, iyColLati1, whole genome shotgun sequence DNA harbors:
- the Prosalpha6 gene encoding proteasome alpha6 subunit, translated as MFRNQYDSDVTVWSPQGRLHQVEYAMEAVKLGSATVGLKNKTHTVLIALKRASSELSAHQKKIIPIDKHMGISISGLTADARILSRYMRTECLNYKYIHDDALPMSRLMTSLGNKLQTCTQRYDRRPYGVGLLIAGYDDQGPHIYQTCPSANYFDCKAMAIGARSQSARTYLDKHLSLFASSDLDELVKHGLRALRDTLPNEVDLSVKNVSIAVVGKGTDFTIFNEDVTAVYLSQIEDDARGRPTEPDVEQDPKPPQPAPSDEGPPDPRVSVAMETD; from the exons atg tTCCGAAATCAGTACGATAGCGACGTAACAGTATGGAGTCCACAAGGTCGTTTACATCAAGTAGAATATGCAATGGAAGCTGTGAAATTAGGATCAGCTACCGTCGGACTTAAAAACAAGACCCATACTGTCCTTATTGCACTTAAACGAGCATCCTCTGAACTTTCAGCTCATCAAAAGAAAATTATTCCCATAGACAAACATATGGGAATTTCTATTTCAGGTTTAACTGCTGATGCTAGAATATTAAG TCGATATATGCGAACCGAATGTTTAAATTACAAGTACATTCACGATGATGCATTACCTATGAGTCGTTTAATGACTTCATTGGGTAATAAACTGCAAACCTGTACTCAAAGATATGATAGGAGACCATATGGCGTGGGTTTACTTATAGCTGGATATGAT GATCAAGGACCTCATATATATCAAACATGTCCTTCTGCAAATTATTTTGATTGTAAGGCAATGGCTATTGGAGCACGTTCTCAAAGTGCTCGAACATACTTAGACAAACATCTTAGTTTATTTGCCTCAAGTGACCTTGATGAACTTGTAAAACATGGTCTTCGTGCATTAAGAGATACATTGCCAAACGAAGTTGATTTATCAGTTAAG AATGTCTCTATTGCTGTAGTAGGAAAAGGTACCGATTTCACAATATTTAATGAAGATGTAACTGCCGTTTATTTATCTCAAATTGAAGATGATGCACGCGGAAGACCAACCGAACCAGATGTGGAACAAGATCCTAAACCACCACAACCTGCACCATCCGACGAAGGTCCTCCAGACCCACGAGTTTCAGTTGCAATGGAAacagattaa